Below is a genomic region from Enoplosus armatus isolate fEnoArm2 chromosome 10, fEnoArm2.hap1, whole genome shotgun sequence.
ATCAAAATAAGACAATGTGTTTAatggacaaaaagaaataagCCATAATTGTTTTTCCAACGACTGAAAAATTAAATAACCATCGTATATCTTCCCTGCCACAAAACCCAGATGTGGGATCTCCAACAAtcacacaatgaaaaaatatatttcagatcATAATCGACATTCTCTTGTACAGAATTATGTTTAAAAGAGTCTCAAATAGAAACCAGGAATGATCAGTCCAGAAACTCCttgtttgttaaaatttccatctGATCCTCAAAAACAGACCTGCGATTCATGATTGATGCAGCCATTGATGACGGATCTAAAATCTGAGCAACCTTGATTTATTTAATTGCGGGGAAAGtcctgcatttctttctttcttttttaattaaatggaGCTCAGTGGGCTCTTTAACTTCTTTAATTGGTTTAGGCAGATTTAGGCAGGAGAGAATGTCTCTGTTTCAATGCTTCAGATCCTTTAGCTGAAATCCCCTGGCTGATACAGAATTTGAGGCTGAAGACCAACAAGGAAATTAGGCAACAACATCAGTCTGAGCCTGCAACAGCTGTATCCTATAGCCTCATACAGTGAAAACGTAAACATACACGGTGTTCTGCCTTTTTATTGCATCTATTGAGTTGTCTTTTGATTCTTCCAATTTGTATCATTCATATAAACTCTAGTTCTTTTGAGATTTTAATGCGTGTGAACCACTTCTATGTATTCTTGCTGATGTGATTATCATTTATTCCAACGATACAAACGATCAAGGCTATTAGCACAAGCAGAGTAACATGAGTAAAGGTCGCATTACACTTCCGTCCTGCAACATCTCCGTTTCAGTTTAACTGAAGCCGGCACAGCAGACAAATTCAAGCATTCGTTTCCCGTTTCGGTGCAATCTCTAGGTGGCACTGGCCGTTTGGTACGATATTACACCACAAATAAGAGGAAGGCTAATGTGACCGTAGCTTAAGCTGACACTATCAAGAATTGCAGAAGAATATTGTTGACATGGAaccaaagagggaaaaaagggtGGGGGGCACCTAAAAGGCACAGGTAACAGAGCAGCAAGTGTTGCTCAGTAGGTCTCTGGTATAACAAAGTCAAACTCTGTGGCTCCCTGTGGAGGAGTGTTCATGGTTGACCCCGGTCGGGTGTGAGCATCAGGCGGCATGTGAGCATCGGGCTCCACAAAGATGTCGTCCCAGCTCAACATCCTGCTCTGGGTGGAAGAACGGACATCGTCGTCGACGGTGGTTATGTGATGCACGCTGCCGTCCTCTGATATGACGGGAACCCCTGGCCCGTCAGTACTCCATGAGTACGGCTTCATCTGCACTGTTTTACACGGCAGCAGTCGGTACAAGTTGTTGTCGGcatcatctttttctttcctcccgcTGGGATCCTGGTTGTGGGCTTGCTTGCAGTGGGTGGACAGTACCTGGTAGTTCATGAACATTTCATTGCACAACAAGCACTGgtacctcctctctcctgtgtggTGGATTTCATGTTTAGTTCTGTACTCTGCCAGAGCAAAGACCTTGTTACAGTGGCGACACGGGTACTTCTTCTCCCACGAGTGGGTGTTAAAGTGACGGCGGAGACTCGTCAGACACACGTAGGGGCGCTTGCAGACGATGCATACGTAGAAAGTCTTCCCATCCATGATCAGCTCATAGTGGTCCTCAAGCTCTGCTTTGGTCCTCTTCTTATTTGGGCTGGCCTTCGGTGATGTGGGTGTTTTATCAAAGGGTTTCAAAGGCGTTGCCATTAATGATCTCTTCCCTTTATTGGCTTTAGAGCCTCCTTCGCCTGGATCTTCCTTTACCGGGACAATGTCATAGGTATTTTCTCCAATATTGGCATAAACTTTACAGCCTGACGAGATTGAATCAATTTCTGTGGCTGTATTGAGTGTCACTGTCTTTTTTGCTGCTATAGCTGACTTGGGAGTGTTAGTTTGATTTGCTGGGCCTTCAGACACATCTAAGAGCCTTATTTTGAAATCCCCTTGCTGAGATGAAGTGGAGACTTGCTTCTTGTGGACTCCCATTATATCACTGTTTTCAGAGGACTGAGAGGCACTCGAGGGCTCAGGGGTGAAGCTGCTTGACCTGGCTGGTGTTGTGGGAGCACTTCCTGAGGAAACTCTGGCAGGGGAAGAGGCGTTATTGGAGCTGCTGTCTGGGCTGTGCAGAGGGCTGCTGTTGGGCAAACTGGGGTTTGGACAGCTGATGCTGGGAGGCTTTGTTTTCAAGGGGGCTTGGGCTTTCTCTGTGAGTTTTGCAACTGCATGATTTGATTCTTCATTTTGCTTTGATGTTACATTTTCTGAATTAGCTGTATCCAAATCAATGACCTTACCAGAGTTGGTTTTCTGGTTGGCTGCTCTGGTTTGAGCAGTTGTTTGAGAGACAAACATAACATCACCATCCGAGTCCTCATCATTACCTGCAGATGTGCTCGTCTGATTGAACTCCTCTGCAGATATTGAGAAAGACTCTGTGATGATCGGCATCATCTCTGCAggtgtgtcatttttgttttcagtctcctTGGACAAACCAGGCAGACCCTTAACTTGTGATAATGGTGACCCCAAGTTTGCGATGAACTTGACTCCCAGTATCTGTCCAGCATTTATGAGCTCCTCAAGCATGTCGGAGCGGACACGGACAATCTTGGAGCTGTAAATGTAATTGAGAATCTCCTCAAAGATTTCTGCTTTGATGAAGTTTAACTCAATCACTTGTCCAGCTACACTGAAGAGCTGGTGGAAATATGTACTTGAGGCAGACAGGATTGTTTTGTGAGCTCTGAATTTCTTGTCCTGTATGATAATGGTGACATCGCAAAATAATCCATGATTTCGTTGCTCATTCATTGACTTCAGCACAGCTGCTGAATACTGCGTGTCGGTTGCAGATATCAGCTTTAGACTTGGCATGTCTGtagagagaaataaaatcaaagacAACAAATCACAATCACACCTCTGAATACACAAGTCAGTTGATTAAAATATGGTGACATGCAGAATACCATTAGATGTTTCACAAAACATGTAGTTAAGGCGTTTCCATATCCTGCTTTTCCAGTTCTAACAGTTATTGTTGACACCCTAGCAGTCAATAGGAGAACAATCCAGAAAGTTTGTTGGCCTGTCCAATGCACTGGTCTAGCTGTAGTTCTCCAAACTTACCCCCAGTTATATAACAGTGGTGGACAAACTATTACAAACCACTTTTTCTGTATAACGCAATgaaattcaacagcaccacgaAGATGAATCTGTTTAAGTTTCAACAAAAAGTGAACATTCAAGCCTTCATGATGGCAGGGCTGTTAGTGGCTGCATTGGCTTGGGCTAATTGTGCCTCATAAACTAGCTATTGTTGGATGCAATAACAAATTCATTACTCGTAGAGACATAATTTCCTGTTCAAGTGTTTTGGTCTTGGGTGCAAAAAGGAACAGTGAGAGTATGGATGTGAACATCTGTGTTTGTAGTCATGATAGTTAATTCAGtcaggaaaccaaaacaataacgTTAGCTAGATGTTAGTTTGCCAAAGTTGTAATAATACGCTTAAATTTCTGTCTCGCATGACATTACACAAGTGCAAAACTACGATTATTTAACTTTAACGACAACATTAGCTACTTTCATAAATTAACTATTAttgcttttaatgtgtttaaagaaatattcaaacgctgttgttagctagctaacaaagATAACGCTAGCAGTGtttccttccctcttcctcttcaatGAAAAGCGGGGAACGCGGCCTACTGTTTagcagcttgttagcatgttagcttcaaatacaacacacacaatgaatacaTGCTACTATGAAATCTTGGTACTTTAAACGGCAGCACATGAAAGTAACTCTCTTTACCTGCAACCCTGATGTTTTCTGCCAAGACCAAGCAGGACCGCTACCACAGACTGTagtaagttagctagctagctacagacAATGGCTAACAACAGCCAGCTTCCCCTGCCAACTGCACTCAGTGCCTCATTGATTGAACAGCCACAAGGAGTCGCCGTCGTGTAACGTTACGTTTTACAACTACAAATTTCAAACTACACGACATTATAAGACATGTTACAAATAACAGGTTGGCTTCTTGTTAGCTTAAATACAGCTATGAAATAGAGACTGGACATTATTTCAGTTGAAAATTGTTTACTTTTTCCACGCCGGATTTGGCCTCGAGATAACTACCGGTTCATTAGTtcgccttcaaaataaaagtgtagcGACTGATACTATCTCAACGGGCgcgaaataaagaaaaataaagtacCTCGGGTGCTCTGTTTGGGTTCATATTCTCCTCTCAAACTGAGGCCTGCTGGAGTCCCTTTGAAGCGGCCGAAGTTTGCATGAAGCTGATCGGACAatgtctccctcttctttccATTGTACTTATTATACGTCCCCGCGTGTTTAGCAGTGTAATGCCGCTTCATATTAAATTCCTTATATAATACTTTCTGGCTGCAGATGAGGCACGTAGCGGTCGTGTTCAACTCCGTGAAAAACAAATTTTTTGCCAGTGCCTCCTCAACATGCTTGCTCCTCGGCTCCACTTTTTCCAGTTTAACGGTAGAAACAGATAGAGGTAGAGACATTGTGTTACTTCAGTTGCTGAGCGTCCGTGTTTCTACAAAAACATACAAGCTACTTTACAGAGAGTATCGGTGTCGCTGTGTAGCATCCCAAACTAATTCATTTCGTGTAGTTGCTCGTTTAAATGTCCACAGTCCACATAGTTCCGGTGTTGTGTGTGAGCGCTGTGAAACCGGAAGTTGGAGTTTTAACTTTACAATCAAAACACTTTACAGTTATAAAACGTCCAATAACACATACTATAATTAGGCGCACCACTGTGCCCAGGAATTACATTGTTTGTCGATATCACTGTACAACttgagatttgatttgatttgttttttcgTTATTTATTCAATGAGAGTACATTTGATTTTCCCGCGCTGTTCACTGCACAGGACACACCCACCACCCTCATTGGACCACAGTTTTACTCTTTGCTGTACATGAATAGCAACTGGCAAAAATATGTTAAGAAACTGATCTATACAGCTAAATACAccaccagactccatctcctcAAGTGcaatttttgtatttcattttttgttgcaACTTCCTTTCTACTCAATTTGTAACTATATAGTCTCAATGAACTTACTATTAATGATTGGTGTGTGCATAGTATAtaaaatcttttcattttctggttTCATGCTTCAGTGTATAGAAGAGACTTTTTGCTCACACAATGCAGTTGTCTCTTATTACATGTGTCATTTATTAAAACTTCTGTCCATCAGAGTGGCACTTATTTGCACCCCTACCTCTGAGTCCTCCTATACTCACTCATTAAAGTGTTGCCAACAGAGTACACAGGTCCTGCCTCCTACTCCATCCCTCACACTCTGGCTTTCCGGTCAGCTAACATCATGGGTTGAATCACAGAGACTCACTTCAGGTATTACCATATTGTGAGTGATGTTAGTTGCAtcacaaatgtgtatttttttctataaatgaatgaatgaagtgctgaaacagacagatgccCTTACCACCCATTCAGTATTTGAGTGTATTTGTCCTTGATGTATAGGGAGTGAGAGTAAATAATATTGcatgaaaaccaaaaccagatGAACAAATTAAGAGTTGATGGAATTCGTGACAATAAAGCATATCCAGTTAAGAATGCCCCAAGCATGGAGGTGCATTAAGTAAATTCTTGATACAAATATGACGTCTGAAATATAACACTGTCTCTTTGATTTGAAAAAAGTGGGTTTACTACTTTTTTCAATACacctgaaacaaaaaacatatttgtaaCGTGATGATAGAAACAAGTAAATCGTATTTTCGTAAATGTCTTAAGTGAAtgtattcattatattttgacAAACTACAATTTCTATTAACGAAGTACAAGCGGAACTATGTTCATTACGTGGTCAGGAAGACCGGTTTCTGTTTGGGAACGGACGCATCAGGACTTCCTGTTATTGGACGCTTTGATTGCGTACTACAGTAAAGAGGGAAACGCGAGCGCGAGCGCATGCTAATTTCTCTATTAATCTTCCTTAATATACCAACTTTTCGTATTTAGTGTGTCCCGTAGTTTCGGTGTGAGTCTAAAGCAGTCAGTAGGTATGCCACTGTCGGATCGCTCGAGCTCTGACGGCGGCGCGGAGCCACGGAGTCCCCGGGCCCGGAGACCCCGGACTCGTTCCCGCAGCCGCAACCGCAGCGACAGCCGCGAACGGAGCCTGTCTCCGGATAGCTTTGGGCCCAAACTCCCGAAGCCGCGCAACAGGGAGAGGGAACGCGAGGAGCGGGAGCACCGATTCCGAGAGGCGAAAACCCTCAGACGGATCCGCATAGGAAGCCCCCATCGTAGCCGGTCCCGGTCCAGGGAGCGtcacaacaacaccaacaacagccacagtcacaaccacaaccactgGTCCGAGCCGCGGGACGCTCCTGGAAAACACGGAAGCTTCAAAGATGACTACTACTACGAGCAGCAGAGGGACGAtgctcagagacagagacaagaggcTTTTATTGCCAGGTAATACATGAAAACAGCTAACGATCATTCCCGTTATCAATTTATCATGTaaccattttctttcatttgatcTATTAATCATTTTAGGGGTCACACCAGCAATTTAGTGTTGCACTTCCATGAAGTTAGGCAGCTCACAACTAGATGAGTAAATGAATAGTCCAGATTGAAGCAACAGAAATGGAGGAATCCTGACTTTTACTCTCTAATATGGATCTTTACCAAAGATTTCCTTAATTTATTA
It encodes:
- the zbtb33 gene encoding transcriptional regulator Kaiso → MPSLKLISATDTQYSAAVLKSMNEQRNHGLFCDVTIIIQDKKFRAHKTILSASSTYFHQLFSVAGQVIELNFIKAEIFEEILNYIYSSKIVRVRSDMLEELINAGQILGVKFIANLGSPLSQVKGLPGLSKETENKNDTPAEMMPIITESFSISAEEFNQTSTSAGNDEDSDGDVMFVSQTTAQTRAANQKTNSGKVIDLDTANSENVTSKQNEESNHAVAKLTEKAQAPLKTKPPSISCPNPSLPNSSPLHSPDSSSNNASSPARVSSGSAPTTPARSSSFTPEPSSASQSSENSDIMGVHKKQVSTSSQQGDFKIRLLDVSEGPANQTNTPKSAIAAKKTVTLNTATEIDSISSGCKVYANIGENTYDIVPVKEDPGEGGSKANKGKRSLMATPLKPFDKTPTSPKASPNKKRTKAELEDHYELIMDGKTFYVCIVCKRPYVCLTSLRRHFNTHSWEKKYPCRHCNKVFALAEYRTKHEIHHTGERRYQCLLCNEMFMNYQVLSTHCKQAHNQDPSGRKEKDDADNNLYRLLPCKTVQMKPYSWSTDGPGVPVISEDGSVHHITTVDDDVRSSTQSRMLSWDDIFVEPDAHMPPDAHTRPGSTMNTPPQGATEFDFVIPETY